In Roseofilum reptotaenium CS-1145, a single genomic region encodes these proteins:
- a CDS encoding CAP domain-containing protein, producing MSQEFINRVVELTNFQRSQFGLAPLVVNAQLTQAAQSHTENMAFQDFFSHTGLDNSSIGDRISATGYQASTGAENIAAGYQTPEQVVEGWMNSPGHRANILDANLQEIGVGYFFLANDTGTVNYNSYWTQVFGTPRNGVVTPAPAPTLVNPTSPFTLGSDLNDQMTGTVSNDTIFALGGDDIARGNSGHDYVNGNLGNDQVAGDLGNDSVRGGQGNDFVFGDRQNDQVFGNNGDDILYGGQNEDYLDGGAGNDILYGDLGSDVVIGGTGNDIFVLRPGAPDLMFYNDAEDYIGLTGGLSFNSLTFNSGSGELANATLIYQAGTTNVLAILPNVAPSQIDPGDFILV from the coding sequence ATGAGTCAAGAATTTATTAACCGGGTTGTGGAATTGACGAACTTTCAGCGTAGTCAATTCGGTTTAGCTCCTTTGGTTGTTAATGCACAGTTGACGCAAGCGGCTCAAAGCCATACTGAAAATATGGCCTTTCAGGACTTTTTTAGTCATACTGGCTTAGATAATAGCTCTATTGGCGATCGCATCAGCGCTACCGGATATCAAGCTTCTACAGGAGCCGAAAATATTGCCGCAGGATATCAAACGCCAGAACAAGTAGTTGAGGGATGGATGAATAGTCCTGGACATCGAGCCAATATCCTTGATGCTAATTTACAGGAAATTGGAGTCGGTTACTTTTTTCTCGCTAATGATACCGGTACTGTTAACTACAATTCCTATTGGACACAAGTGTTTGGTACTCCTCGTAATGGTGTCGTAACCCCTGCACCTGCACCGACTCTAGTCAATCCAACTAGCCCTTTTACCCTGGGTTCCGATCTGAATGACCAAATGACGGGAACGGTTAGTAATGATACAATTTTTGCTCTAGGGGGAGATGATATTGCTCGAGGGAATAGTGGTCATGATTATGTCAATGGAAACTTAGGCAATGACCAAGTTGCCGGAGATTTGGGTAATGATTCTGTGCGTGGAGGTCAAGGGAATGATTTTGTTTTTGGCGATCGCCAAAACGATCAGGTTTTTGGTAATAATGGCGATGATATCCTCTACGGCGGCCAAAATGAAGATTACCTTGATGGCGGAGCAGGTAATGATATCCTCTATGGAGACCTGGGATCGGATGTTGTTATTGGTGGCACAGGAAACGATATCTTTGTCCTCCGTCCCGGTGCGCCAGATTTAATGTTTTACAACGATGCTGAGGATTATATTGGTTTAACTGGAGGGTTATCATTTAATAGTTTAACCTTCAATTCTGGCAGTGGAGAATTAGCCAACGCCACATTAATTTATCAAGCCGGAACGACGAATGTTTTAGCCATTCTCCCCAATGTTGCCCCGAGCC